The Glycine max cultivar Williams 82 chromosome 17, Glycine_max_v4.0, whole genome shotgun sequence genome contains the following window.
tttcaactcaccgtgtgtgcaagtagtgttggtgtttgtgtgcatcaaatgaataaatatttacctcatgcataccttttaaaacacactaaaagcatcaaagagtttatatacacaagaacataagaaaaaaagacaaagaaaaagaacaaaagagaagtcatagtaaggaaagcacactgattgattggcctaactctctaacaattttccccagtggagtcgccaactgttgcaacctaccctttggcgggagggtgacgcgagactcacgggtgcgtcttccaaggaaggaaaatgcgcggagtcgccaccaacgtttatttgaggaaaatgtcggaaaaaccggaaaaagacatggtctacgaattttaagtgaaaggttcaggagttgtatttacgcacggggaaggtattaggaccccacacgtccatcacaagggatgacaaccttttaatcaagtgtgcaaacatgacttcaatttgttttagtttcccttttttacgttcttatgtctttttgtgccttttatatattttatttttttgtggtcgacaagggtgtttcccttgctcctacgtattcctcaattgtggtaaggaaatcaaacctacatagttctttgagaactaaacgttggttaaattatttttatccttttttgcaagatatatttttattgaacggaagggtcatttaaggcgttggaccattaaacgatctttcgattcttttgaaaggagagaaaacattaaggcattggaccattaatgatctcttggttttttttttgaaagaggtgacaaagctatGTGTTGTTTTTAAGGCTTTTTAAATCCACgtctaaccaataaaagcgaaaaagaccatttcaaggcgttggacctttaaaaatggcttttaggtgatgaaaaaaacttgctttatgaattgattttagccttagtttcactttggttatttggtcaattcaattaagaaagaaaatcccaaagaaaaaacgtccgattgatttttttgattattttattaaaagatatttttttattaatatattattattttgcctctttttggttttaaacgtggttacgacatgaaaGATTggtcggattttattctaacggaaattaaaagatattacaattcaaatgatcggtgaaaatttattttatttttgattaggcgataaaatgacttaaataaattactaaagcacgtcaaaagggggtacggaaagtaaatgaaataaaaataaaagcacgcgaaacaagtggggaccactaagggtacatagaatgaattgaaaagtttgattttggggacttaccggttgaagaccgaagaacgacgaagaacgaatgaaaaACGGTgaaaaatcttcgcgaaatcgcccacagaaatgtctcggaagcgttacggaagtgcctcatcttggattttcttcatggaaacaatttttctcaataattttaagtgattctcagataccaggagggttgaacatttttgttctgccctcctccccctatttataggggaaaagagggaggtggttgccgcccagctcacctaggcgagctgggttgcttccaccagaaggcaccgccttctgttggaagatTCTGGAAGACCCAAGTGggtctgattgctatttgcacatccctgtttactaaatacacctctCTGCcccttttttgttgattctttttccgtaacgttacgaaattttacgaattacgtaacgatacttattttctttccgtaatgtcacgaaaccttacggattacgcaatcatcccttctttggcttccgaaatgttacagaactttacgaattacgcaacaatgcttcttttttcttccagaatgtcgcggaacttcacggattgcgcatTAACGCTTtctttcgactcccgacatgtcacaaaatttcacggattgcctaacgatgggtatcaagtacctcgaagttgtcaagcgaaggtcgcatcccaccaaacagatggtccccggatgaaattagggtatgacacttgtATCAAGATGATGTGATGACACAATGCTTTCTATAAGACAATTTCACTTCATACTGATTTTTCGAAATAGCACAAACCAAGCATAATAAACTAATACTCGATATAAATCATTTATATTCTCAGTATCATCTCAGTCATTGATATGTGTCACGTGAAAACAATAGATcacttaatatatataacagTAGCGGGTTAGATGCAACTAAACACATTTGCTTAAAACATGGAGAGTGTATCCGCTCTTGTGTATTGCAATGGTGACATAATTCCAACAGATGGGATAGTTTTTGGATGCTCCACTGATCCAAAAGTCATCACAATAAGTGAGAACATGTCACTCGCTACCTTaaggaaaacaattttttacgCCAACAAAGGCTGcggaattttaataaatattttttttaccatcaacCAAACTACGTAGGTGATGGTTGTGCTGCATACGACTATATGGAGCTCAAACATGACAATGATatcggaaaaaaaaattctctattCAAAATATAGTATCAAAGGTCCGATTGAGTGGAATACAACTTTTAGGCGTTCTCTAGAGAAAATTCTTACCAGCTGCGCAAACCAAGAATTGATGAGATACTTGCTTTAATGCGTGATGAATCTGTGTAGTCATTTTTGTTGTCACTTTTTTAGAATAAACTTGCAAttcataattgaaattttgttgTTGCTTTCTTTTTAAACATTATCTACTTTAATCGTGTTAGTCCTTAAGGATTATGATGCTTACCTAAGTTTCATCATTGGAATTCTGTTTTTCAATTCATCATTTGTCTTCTTCAAACTAGATAAATTTGGTTTCGTTtaaggattaattatttttaaaaaatactatttaagtAAGAATAGTTTTACATGAATTAATGAATACTATTataattgaaaatgttctatttttttaatttgtttaggtaaaataattagatcacttaaatatatatatatatatatatatatatattattaatatttaactaaattatatttatattgagtattcaaatatatgtatttttctataaaaaaaattgacataaatTATACTTTGTGATGCAAtcttaccccccaagggcattggatagaagactccaagaagattgggccaaagatgcaagagaaggccctagggttctcatgagccttagggtagatttctgagcccatgggccaaggttgggtccaattatctttgtacatattagactaggatgtcattatatttggtccttgtatttagggctccatattgtaggtagggtaccctagaaatataggatttttcagcccttgtattttaggacacctagactagtttttgtattaggggtggttttgtaatttcacatgcactaagtgaatatttgatgtgtgttgggaaataaatttaattgaattggtagaagcccaatccaattaaattttagagggggaggtgagcatttgcatactacacctcattgccacatcatatagtcacactttgtgcatgtccttcatgctttacatgcctcatgacacctaagcacacttagtggagaatattggaattgatcttggattagtgggctgaaccataactaaaattcactaatcataattagtgaaattttggctccaaagtttggctccacaaattcaatttcaaattcaagtgaaatttgaattgaaattcaaatttccctccaattttgtgtgacacttaggctataaatagaggtcatgtgtgtgcatttttttttaactttgatcatttgaatattaaacttcagatttcaaagctcatttagagcacaaaatttcgtgctcttctctccctctcccttcattcatctccttcttcctccaagctcttatccatggcctcctatggtggtgagcttcttctagactcatcttctccttgaagtggcgtctcctctctctcttccttcctccattccgctgccattcatcttccaagaagcaaaggaatccattgatgaagaagatcctaggcctacaagatccaatggagcttgcatcactttgttataaagaaatatatatcaaccaaaaaacgaaatttttttaaaacaaattaaaacataaaatagaacagttaatttttctaaaaaaatttaaaaagtgtaaaaaaaatagaaacacaatttcaaaaaaaaagaaagtgtcCAAAAACAAGACAAAATTAGTAACACTTGAAGATTTTACCCATCATGAATCCTACAGAGCTTTGTTCTCTGTGCCAGAAAAGGAGTAAATGAGATTGCATCAATGACAAACAACAGTCCATAACGCATTCACATAAACAAGGTTACTATTCACCAGTTAGAAATCTTGTAGAACTTTGTCCTCTGGGCCAGAAAAGGAGTGGCTAAGATAACACCGACGATAATCAATGACCCATAACACATTCATGTAAACAAGGTTATTGTTCACCCATCCGGAATTCTGCAGAGCTTTGTTATCTGTGCCAAAAAAGGAGTGGTCGAGATTGTAGCGATGATAGTCAACGACCCATAACACATTCATGtaaatgatgctattgttcaCCTGTCGGGTATGCTTTCCTTTGTGCTAGAAAAAGGATATGACTCTAAGTTGCTTTTCCTCATATGATTTTTACCTCATGTTGCATGTTTCGAGACAATGTGATTGAACAATGCTTTCTACGAGACGATTAGactaaacactttttttaatagcGTAAAccaaatgtaattaattaagactCAATCTAAATTGTTTATATTGTTGGTGCGATCTTAGTTGTTCATATCAGTCACATGAAAATAGTAGATCACCTATTATATATACAACAAATGAGTTATTTGCAACTCAACACCTTTGTCTCCTACTCACCTTATCTCATCATCCTCAaaccatttatttttctcacaaaTTCTAATTCATAATGGACAACAATCCATTGGAGCTTCTTGACATTGATAACTTAGACCTGCCATCCTTTATTCGTCCGACTAATCAGTCATCCTCCAATTCAACAAGACTTATTCCTAGTCCAATTGGGGTCTTACAAGCTGCCATGATGAATCGACAATCTAGGTAGCCACTCCTAACTCAAGAATTCATAATGCGCGCCCAGTAAGTAATCCAACGTGAATTTAATAGAAATCCATGGTTATATGCTTTAGATTTTATTCGATCACAAGGTCAGTTATCgttaaatatttattgcatTTGATACACCTAAACATTCAATTGATTGTTGAATTCATATAATTGTAGGATTGGTAAATGCTGATGACACACCTCACAGGACACCGTTAGGGTCCATTGGTTATACTTTTAATTGTGTACCTTTAACGGTCATCATTGTCAAAAGTTGTACCCCAACAATTTTGGTGACATAAGAAGTTGActttaattctctctttaacgattaaatttctattttcGGATATTAATTCATGAGAGTTTAATTTTAGGATCCTACAGGGACTATCGATGCCACCATGAAACAAAGAATCATAGAAGGTCAAGATTTTAGCCCATATATGACAGACATTCACGTTGGTTGTCTTAGTTTCGCGAGATGTAAGTTTGTtacttttgttattaattttttacattttgtgtcgtatagagtttattttttattgaactaaATGGTATACTTTATAGGTAGTTGTGTTTTGTCCCTTTCCTTCTCGCTCTAAATGTTATTTGAATATTACACTACATAATGTTGTGAAGGtaatgttttttcattttaggtTACCAATACTTTTGGTATTCACAAATTTGCATTGTATACTCATATGTTGTTGATATTTGACATAGGTGTTTCCGAAGGAAGGAGAATTGACCTCTTGTCAAGCAGTTTGTGTTTTGTGCGTACAACATGTCATCAATTGGGTTTCATCAATGGCTTGtcgtttatgtttctttttatgtgtaatgttattttatttcgtgggtgtaatgttgttttattttatggatgATCATTTATGTACTAAGGATTtgggaaaataaatattgagGGATGAcacatcaataatttttttttttcatttaaggattattttttttttaaacattattgTAGATTAATTCATATTAAAGTACTCATAGTTTTACACAAATGCAACCTATCTAAATTgaacatgttttatttatttaatttgttttggtaaaataattacatcacttaaatatatacatttttcataaatatttaactaaattatatttatagtaaatatttaaatatatgtatttttcttaaatgttaTTCTACATagattctatttttaataatttaatatatataaattagtgaactaaaaagattaaaacaaataaaaccagAGGCAAAcagttcatttttaaataaaaaaccaaacaaaatataaaactatttcaaataaaaaaaaacaaaaaactattaaataattaaaaaaaacagtccatttttaaataaaaaaacaaacaaaataaaaaaattaaataaataaaaacaaaaaaaactcaactaaataatttaaaaaaaatagttcatttttaaataaaaaaccaaacaaaataaaaaacaattttaaataaacaaaaacatctAAACTCAactaaataatgttaaaaaaatagttcatttttaaataaaaaagcaaacaaaaaaattaaataaacaaatacaaaaaactcaaataaataaataaaaaaacaataaaaaaatacttcatttaaaaaaaattacaaaaaataactcaaataaataaattaaaataacacatTCTCGACTGTGTTTAAAAAAACCTCCTTATGAATTCAATTCCTGAAAAATCGATGTAATAAGGTTGttacgaaaaaaataaaagacattaAGAAATTGGTTTCCAAGAAACCTATTTCTTAacacaaaaatgaaaacaaaaataaaagagagatgAGAAATCGATTTGGATAGTAATTTTTATcatgtaaataattattaatttgtaaaatttggataaatattaattttttttgtattatttggattaaaaaatctcaaatcAGATCATCCCAAAATCAAAGCATGAGCAAAGAGGCAAGGATAGTCTCACAAGTCAACAGGTACATTAATGAGGAATTGTCGTGAGAGTGGCTGTGGCATGACACGTTTCTATAATTAAACTTTTCAGATACGGGTTGGGCCGTTGGGGACCTCTTTGGTTGAGCATTGTGATATGATATGATTCGTTCATAGCTTCCCAATCATCATATGGTTGTATGAACTATATACAAAAGCATCTCCAATCATGCAACACGCATCATCGCACCAACCATTTCATGTGGGGGAACCCTCTTCTCGTCATCAACACTATTCTATGTAGCTATCAATGCTGCTACTAGTGCTTTATATGCCCCAACATCTATGACGGCTACTCCAATAAATATCATCCCAACTTGCCACATTGCAACCTTTTTGACCCATCAAGTGTAGTAGTATATTTTtggataattatattatttttataaaagatttatcaattttattgatggataattttattaaaaaaaacctaatttttttacagcaaaaacctaattgaattgtctttgattttctttttaatcattttttcatttaaagacTTTAATCCATGTTTAAATTGAATGATTGAtcattttagatatttttataaagaaaatattaatgagtctctttcaaaataatttatcgaTATCAGTTTCTTttgataattgatttatcaaaattaatagtTTGACAGgtaggttttaaaaaataaatataacacatGATATGTTTTTTGGTCCGTGTCACGTTGTCTTTAAATCTATTAATCAAATGAccagtcaataaaaaaaaactcatactaataaattattttaaaagaaatctataataacatttatttataaaaatatccaGAATGGTCgatcactaaaaaaaattagcccAAGTTCCACTTGGATCTGACAAGTTGTTGGTCCCATCAACTATATACACTCTTCATTTGGACACTtttctcccatttccattcttttgggaaaatcaaagagaagagagaatatATTGCTTTTTCCAccgtttttattttgttacacaCTACAGCCACTTGCATATATATTACAATCAATCAAACAATTATTGTGCATTGATAGAAATCCATACTATTTCAATTCCTCGAcaagaattgattaacataaaCAAGGTAAATAGCATGAAAATAACAAGACTCAAACTTTCGAGGATTCAAGCATGTGTACGTACACACAGTTTTTTGTGTGTCCAAAATTAGAACACGAATTCCTACTATTGTCCATGCAACCATGTCCCCATCTCACTCCTTCGTTCCCCTTAACTTTTGCTCAAATGGGGCCCACAACCCCTCACTTCCTCCAAAACATATACAACTCGACCCATTACCGACAAAATCACTCATTAATCACGATTTTGTAAATGTCAAATATATTTTGACAAGAGAGAATAATCCAAATCCAAATTAACACACAAACGGATGATATATATGATATACTAATATACACatccttttcttaattttgtctCTACAAAAACAGTAATAAAATTACTACTTGATTGACCCAAACTAACAAGTAACAACACACCGTATAATATCTTTGTACATACACATAATTTCTTTTTGggtgaataaaatatttttgggtcGATCAAAGATTAATATCCCGAGACACAAGCAATTCAGCACACCGGCAAGCCCAACAGTGTTGATTGTAAACATCATTGAATTCACGGTTGATGCCATGAGGTCATGGATGAAGTGATTGAGATTTGACACTGAAGACTATATAGACTATAGAgcgaaaaataaatataataattgagcTAGGCACATTTTTAATTGGGGGTTAACTTAGTAGCTAGAAGAATCTAGCAGAGGGTGAACGAAGATCCATCTCCAGGGTCCAAGCGTTCCGGTCCTGAACGTGCAAGTGCCAGAAGGTTTGAGCGAGTGCGTCTGGGTCCATTGTACCCTCGCCTCCTCCTCCACTGCTTTGCTCCCCCAATGAATTTCCCCTCTGTGAAGATGATGACGTCAAGGTTGGTCCTCTGTGTGCCCCCACAACATGCAAATTCCATCCATCATCAATGCCTCAACCTTTGCATTAAcatcatttattcttttttaactaattaataaagagaaaataaactagctagtgtaaaataatttttaattttacaccctcatttaattataatttattatatacgataaatttattaatttttataataattattttaaaaattatattaataattatttgtgattgaatgataatataaaactattttacactatcaatgcataattattaaacttactaataaacaagaaaaaagactATGCACTTATagtgtaaaatttatattatcatccaATCAAAATTATTCGTTTTATGATAAGATTGAGGACTTTTCGAAATGATCTTAAAATTCATACTAACGATAATTTAcgattaaaatgataatataaaattattttatataattaatacatcATTATTAATCTATCAATGAACAAAGTATTTTTGAAGTTTATTTGGCgtgttgaaaaaaattacattagccAACAAGGAATTGTTAGAGATCATGcatattaactattaaaatgaaatatgctAAACTCAAATTAGATTACGCCGGTTATCAAGttctataaactaaaaaaaattaataacaattaagGACAAGCAttgttctataaaaaaaatatgttattggAATACCTTTAGATGCTTAGATGTTGTTGTGAAAGAAATGTATTAGAgatcttatattaattaatgatataagtaaaatagtatatataaattataaaaattcacaaaattattaGGTAATCTAGAATCATGACATAATATAATTATGATCCGGATCAATTTTTATGCAAAATATACCCATAAGTTTTAGttctcaaaagaaaattaatgatatttaattatatattaggtaaatattagtaaaaaaaattattacgaTTGTAAATCATCTAATAATTCCTCAAAATAATATAGACACTTTAAGTTAAAGTTAGATactaagaaatattattttaaacatttaagaAACGTACCATATATaggaattatttaaaatgtacagagaaaaagaaaactttatAATTTCAATACATATTTTGTTCTAAaacattatcttatttttattttttggtatgcATAATTATGAGTAAAATAGAAATTGGAGGAATTAATATGCAATGTTtccataaaacaagaaaaaagaaaaaagaattgctGTATTAATTGGAATGGGGTGTTGAGAAAAAGAGATCCGAATGAGGATAAGCAAAAGGATGCATATAAGGTGGAACAAATAAACAAACGAAACGAACCTGGGTGGGCCAATAACACCGTCAATGATAACATGAGCTAGGTGCACTCCTTGAGGttgaaattccttggccaaacattGCGATAGTGCTCTCAAAGCGAATTTCCCACAGCCTGTCTCATCTCCCCCATTGGGTGCAGTGTTCtcacaaattaaaattcaattcaacTCAATTTAACAAACCacgccaacaacaacaacaacaaaataataaaacacatTCCAATAAGTAAGGATAATTGGTGTTTACATAGTTCAGAGTATCCAGCAATGCCGTTTAGAGAAGCGGAGCAGCCAGTGAAGAGAATCGttccttttcctctttcaaCCATACCCGGCAGCACCTaatataattcattaatttcATCAAACAAAAACCATagtcattatatttatatatattagtaagCAACCTTGGTaagcatttgataaaataagtTACGAAGTTTAGAGTAACTCATCCATCTTACTTTACCAATTGAATTAGatcatttgataaaataataagaatggaATGGTACCTGTTGAGCGCAGTGGAAGGCGCCGACGGAAGAAACGGCAAGGGATCTTTCAAAGGATTCGATGCGAAGATCTTGGAAGGAGGAAGGGCACCAAGGTAGTGGCTGGTAAGCATTGTAGACAAGAATTTCCACGAATCCCAGAGAGAGCACTCCTTCAAATGCCTCTCTCACGCTTCTTGAATCGGAACAGTCTATTCTTATAGCAAAAACCTGCGCCTTCTCTTCCCTCGCTATTTCATCAGCAAATCTTGACAACCTCCCTGGTGTTAAATAATCATTcaattaatttgcatataaacATATCATA
Protein-coding sequences here:
- the LOC100803753 gene encoding 3-ketodihydrosphingosine reductase isoform X1 — its product is MRSMASSASSRGIAAIVGVGPNLGLSIARKFAHEGYTVAILARDLGRLSRFADEIAREEKAQVFAIRIDCSDSRSVREAFEGVLSLGFVEILVYNAYQPLPWCPSSFQDLRIESFERSLAVSSVGAFHCAQQVLPGMVERGKGTILFTGCSASLNGIAGYSELCCGKFALRALSQCLAKEFQPQGVHLAHVIIDGVIGPPRGPTLTSSSSQRGNSLGEQSSGGGGEGTMDPDALAQTFWHLHVQDRNAWTLEMDLRSPSARFF
- the LOC100803753 gene encoding 3-ketodihydrosphingosine reductase isoform X2, whose amino-acid sequence is MRSMASSASSRGIAAIVGVGPNLGLSIARKFAHEGYTVAILARDLGRLSRFADEIAREEKAQVFAIRIDCSDSRSVREAFEGVLSLGFVEILVYNAYQPLPWCPSSFQDLRIESFERSLAVSSVGAFHCAQQVLPGMVERGKGTILFTGCSASLNGIAGYSELCCGKFALRALSQCLAKEFQPQGVHLAHVIIDGVIGPPSLHVVGAHRGPTLTSSSSQRGNSLGEQSSGGGGEGTMDPDALAQTFWHLHVQDRNAWTLEMDLRSPSARFF